A stretch of DNA from Mucilaginibacter daejeonensis:
GCCAGCTTTTTCGACATAAGGCCCTGATCGGCAAATTTCTCCACGTTCTCGCGCATCTTGCCTTTCAGTTCATGGCTGTTCTTGATGATGTTCTCCATGGAGCCATACTGCTTGATCAGCGCCTTGGCGGTCTTCTCCCCAATGCCCGGTATACCCGGAATGTTATCCACGGCATCGCCCCATAGGCCCAAAATATCGATCACCTGGCAAACGTCGTCAACTTCCCATTTCTTTTTTACTTCCTCCACGCCCAGGATCTCCATATCGTTACCCATACGGGCCGGCTTGTAAATAAAGATGTTGGGCGACACCAGTTGGGCAAAGTCCTTATCAGGGGTCATGCAATACACCTGGTAGCCCTGCTGCTCGGCCTTTTTGGCCAGCGTGCCAATGATGTCGTCAGCCTCGTAACCGTCAGACGTGATCACCGGGATGTTGAAACCCAGGATCAGTTTGATCACGTAAGGCATGGCCTTGCTCAGATCTTCGGGCATGGCCTCGCGGTGGCCTTTATAGTCGGCAAAGTCGGTATGACGTTCGGTAGGGGCATCGGTATCGAAAACCACGGCCATGTGCGTAGGTTTCTCTTTACGCAACACATCCAGCAGGGTGTTGGTGAAACCCATCACGGCCGATGTGTTGAGCCCGCCTGAGGTGAACCGTGGGTTCTTGCTCAATGCAAAGTGGGCCCTGTACATCAGCGCCATACCGTCTAACAGAAATAGTTTCTTCATGTGTTTTGAACCGGAATTTTATGAATTCATAGAAGTACAGAATGGACCGTTATGCTTCTACGAACTACGGTCACAAAAATAGGATTAATGCTCATAACAAGCTTACATATGTTTATCGAACGAACAACCCTTGGTAAAGCATTCTGTTCATTCGGAAGATCCTTAAAATTCCGGTTCGGCTACTTGAACGCGCAATCCACCACGTGATCGTTCACCATGCCGGTGGCTTGCATGTAAGCGTAGCAAATGGTGGTGCCGAAGAATTTAAAGCCGCGCTTTTTCATATTCTTGCTTATCGCATCAGATATGGGTGTGCTCACGGGGATGCTTCCGGGTAAGTTGTTGACAGACCGACCATCGGGCATGAAGCTGTACAGGTATCGGTCGAACGAGCCAAATTCTTTTTGCACCTCCATGAAGAGTTTAGCGTTATTGATAGCGGCCAGTATCTTCAACCGGTTACGGATGATGCCTTCATCCTGCATTAGGCGTTCCACATCTTCGTCATCAAAGGCCGCTACCTTTTTCACATCAAAGCCAGCGAATGCTTTTCGGTAGCTTTCGCGGCGGCGCAAAATGGTGATCCAGCTCAAACCTGCTTGTGCCGATTCCAACACCAGGAACTCAAATAACACGTGGTCATCATGTGTTTCCTTGCCCCATTCCTCGTCATGATATTTCATGTACAAAGGGTCGGTGCCGCACCAGGAGCAGCGTTTGAGTTGGTTCGATTCTTTATTTGTCACAGATGGAGAAATTATTTAACGTTAGGCTTCCCGCTATTTAAGATCAGAGAGAACTTATTGATGTTTTGGGACTGTAAATTAGCGATCAGCAACTTTACTATAGAATAGGACTCCGCAGCGTCGGCCGCTATCCCTATCCGCATGTTGTTGCCATATTTGTGTTGGTATACTGCCTGCGTTTCCTTAATCCAATCAAATAACTCATTATTACGGCCATCGTTGATCGGTATGCCTTGGTTATTCTTGGCGTAAAGTAGTGGATGGGGTTGATGGATATACATTTTCAGGCTTTGCATAGATGCGCCAAAGGTTCCCATCTTAACGAATCGATCCTGTTCCTCGTCGGTGATGCTGACCCGATAGATCCGAGCCATGTTCTTAACGGCTTGTTTCTTAATTTCAGGGTCGGCTATGTCAATATATATCTTGTTGTCCTTTATAAATATAGTGGCCGGCATATTGTTCAATGAGCATTGACCAGGGCCATAGGCTTGTGGCAGTGCTACCTTGACCACATCTTTC
This window harbors:
- a CDS encoding DNA-3-methyladenine glycosylase I, which gives rise to MKYHDEEWGKETHDDHVLFEFLVLESAQAGLSWITILRRRESYRKAFAGFDVKKVAAFDDEDVERLMQDEGIIRNRLKILAAINNAKLFMEVQKEFGSFDRYLYSFMPDGRSVNNLPGSIPVSTPISDAISKNMKKRGFKFFGTTICYAYMQATGMVNDHVVDCAFK
- a CDS encoding ExbD/TolR family protein, whose amino-acid sequence is MLAKRTSQRTLSLDMTAMADVGFLLLVFFMVFPHFNQKDVVKVALPQAYGPGQCSLNNMPATIFIKDNKIYIDIADPEIKKQAVKNMARIYRVSITDEEQDRFVKMGTFGASMQSLKMYIHQPHPLLYAKNNQGIPINDGRNNELFDWIKETQAVYQHKYGNNMRIGIAADAAESYSIVKLLIANLQSQNINKFSLILNSGKPNVK